From Myxococcus stipitatus, the proteins below share one genomic window:
- the rpsH gene encoding 30S ribosomal protein S8: MPVNDPVGDMLTRLRNASRARHDKVVIPHSKLKLEIIKVLKDEGYIGDFTVHTQDGSPQSEITVQLKYGPDRSPAITGIRRVSKPGLRRYVGINDIKPVLGGMGISILSTSRGILVDSEARKQKAGGELLCTVY; the protein is encoded by the coding sequence ATGCCGGTCAATGATCCTGTTGGCGACATGCTGACCCGCCTGCGCAATGCTTCGCGCGCGCGTCACGACAAGGTCGTCATTCCCCACTCGAAGCTCAAGCTCGAGATCATCAAGGTCCTCAAGGACGAGGGCTATATCGGGGACTTCACCGTCCACACCCAGGACGGCTCGCCGCAGAGCGAGATCACCGTCCAGCTCAAGTACGGGCCGGACCGCAGCCCCGCCATCACCGGCATCCGCCGCGTGTCCAAGCCGGGCCTCCGTCGCTACGTGGGCATCAACGACATCAAGCCGGTGCTGGGCGGAATGGGCATCTCCATCCTCTCCACCTCGCGCGGCATCCTGGTGGACTCCGAGGCCCGCAAGCAGAAGGCGGGCGGCGAGCTGCTCTGCACCGTCTACTAG
- the rplE gene encoding 50S ribosomal protein L5 has product MKERFRKEGVPALMKELGLKNPMQVPRLQKIVVNMGLGEALANNKILESAVDQLAAITGQKPIVTRARKSIANFKLRQGQAIGCAVTLRGDRMFEFMDRLITVALPRVRDFKGVSPKAFDGKGNYTLGVREQIIFPEINYDQIEKVKGLNISFVTTARNDEQGLALMRHFGMPFRQ; this is encoded by the coding sequence ATGAAGGAGCGCTTCCGCAAGGAAGGCGTCCCCGCCCTCATGAAGGAGCTGGGTCTGAAGAACCCGATGCAGGTTCCCCGGCTCCAGAAGATCGTCGTCAACATGGGTCTGGGCGAGGCGCTCGCCAACAACAAGATCCTCGAGTCCGCGGTGGACCAGCTCGCGGCGATCACCGGTCAGAAGCCGATCGTGACGCGCGCCCGCAAGTCGATCGCGAACTTCAAGCTGCGCCAGGGCCAGGCCATCGGCTGCGCCGTCACGCTGCGCGGCGACCGCATGTTCGAGTTCATGGACCGCCTCATCACCGTGGCGCTGCCGCGCGTGCGTGACTTCAAGGGCGTGTCCCCGAAGGCGTTCGACGGGAAGGGCAACTACACGCTCGGCGTCCGCGAGCAGATCATCTTCCCTGAGATCAACTACGACCAGATCGAGAAGGTGAAGGGGCTCAACATCAGCTTCGTCACCACCGCGCGGAACGACGAGCAGGGGCTGGCGCTGATGCGTCACTTCGGTATGCCGTTCCGCCAGTAA
- the rplF gene encoding 50S ribosomal protein L6 — MSRIGKLAIKLGDKTKAVVAGQQVNFEGPKGKLSVKLPARVKVEIKDGQVTVQREDDSREARSLHGLTRTILANAAKGVSTGFEKKLDIRGVGFRAEVKGKAIHFALGYSHPIVFNLPEGVTAEVDKQARTEDSLPTVGLTLRSADKEVLGATAVNIRSLRPPEPYKGKGIKYAEERIRRKEGKTGTT; from the coding sequence ATGAGTCGGATTGGAAAACTGGCGATCAAGCTCGGCGACAAGACGAAGGCCGTCGTCGCCGGCCAGCAGGTGAACTTCGAGGGCCCCAAGGGCAAGCTGTCGGTGAAGCTGCCCGCCAGGGTCAAGGTCGAGATCAAGGACGGTCAGGTGACCGTGCAGCGCGAGGATGACTCCCGCGAGGCGCGCAGCCTTCACGGTCTGACTCGCACCATCCTCGCGAACGCCGCCAAGGGCGTGTCCACGGGCTTCGAGAAGAAGCTGGACATCCGCGGCGTCGGCTTCCGCGCCGAGGTGAAGGGCAAGGCGATCCACTTCGCGCTGGGCTACTCCCACCCCATCGTCTTCAACCTCCCCGAGGGTGTGACGGCGGAAGTGGACAAGCAGGCGCGCACCGAGGACAGCCTCCCCACCGTGGGGCTGACGCTGCGCTCGGCGGACAAGGAAGTCCTGGGGGCCACGGCGGTCAACATCCGCTCGCTGCGTCCGCCGGAGCCCTACAAGGGCAAGGGCATCAAGTACGCCGAGGAGCGCATCCGCCGTAAGGAGGGCAAGACCGGTACGACCTAG
- a CDS encoding type Z 30S ribosomal protein S14: MAKLSKIAQAKRKPKFSVRQYNRCPLCGRPRAFLRKFKMCRICLRNRALRGEITGVTKSSW; the protein is encoded by the coding sequence ATGGCCAAGCTCTCCAAGATCGCCCAGGCGAAGCGCAAGCCGAAGTTCTCGGTGCGCCAGTACAACCGCTGCCCGCTGTGCGGTCGTCCTCGCGCCTTCCTGCGCAAGTTCAAGATGTGCCGCATCTGCCTGCGCAACCGCGCGCTGCGCGGCGAGATCACCGGCGTCACCAAGTCGTCCTGGTGA
- the rplR gene encoding 50S ribosomal protein L18, producing MPTKIDPRLKRKNRIRKKLSGTPERPRLTVYKSLKHIYAQVVDDTTGRTLAFASSLSKELKGQDEGDKKADAKRVGSLIAQRCKAANVEAVVFDRNGFPYHGRIAAVADAAREAGLKF from the coding sequence ATGCCGACGAAGATCGATCCCCGTCTCAAGAGGAAGAACCGCATCCGCAAGAAGCTGTCGGGTACGCCCGAGCGGCCGCGGCTCACCGTCTACAAAAGCCTCAAGCACATCTATGCGCAGGTGGTGGACGACACCACGGGCCGCACCCTCGCGTTCGCCTCGTCGCTGTCCAAGGAGCTGAAGGGCCAGGACGAGGGCGACAAGAAGGCGGACGCGAAGCGGGTGGGTTCTCTCATCGCGCAGCGGTGCAAGGCTGCCAACGTCGAGGCGGTGGTGTTCGACCGCAACGGCTTCCCCTATCACGGGCGCATCGCCGCCGTGGCTGACGCCGCGCGCGAGGCCGGGCTGAAGTTCTAG